A window of Quercus robur chromosome 12, dhQueRobu3.1, whole genome shotgun sequence genomic DNA:
GATTAGTTATAGTTGTgcattagttatttattttaattaaaattatatgattaattttataaattttataaaagaaactATTTCTATTAgcgaaatttatatatatatcattaataCCAAGGCAAACAACTTAGAGGGCCAGTCCAAAAATGCATAGACAAGCTAATTACATATTCAAATATTCTATACGAGATcaattcatgattttttttaatgaaaaataatatattattagtttccctttcttttctttttttgataaagaataaacaattattagttTTCCTGATGCGCACTGTGCATGCATTGAAAGACCAAAATTCTTGGTGGAACTAGACAAAATGATCAATAGTGACTAAAAGTGTTCAATATGTAAATTTGAGAGACTAATAGTGTATTTTGTCTTAATCCTATTACACCATTGGTCTTTAGGTCaatggacaattttttttttaatgtttttaaaggAGATGTATAGAGTTTGAATCCCCCTACTTAAGATgtacaataaattaaaatcctATTATGAATGCAATTATAAAAAAGATTCAGCAAATGAATAAACGAAGGACCGAGGGCATGTTTAGTCAATACCTCGACACCCTCTTGGATGGCTAAGTGTTATCGTCAAATTGAACTGTCTTTATCACAAAACCTACCGAGATTACCACgattgaaaaaagagaaaacaaatttctATTATATAAGATGACCAATGACCAAGAAAAAGTTACATGACCAATGACCAAGAAAAGCAGAAAAGGtaatataactttaaaaaatagaGTAATTGCATGCGATATATACGGATCTAATGAATTATTTAACACTATGGCAAGCAACTTGGAGGGCCACCCCAAAAATGCATAGACAAGTTACCTACCTGTAtttacggttttttttttttttttttttttatttaggaaaatgTATTTACAGattcatattttctatatagGATCCAATTCGTTATTTGTTATATTAGTTCTccttatgagattttttttttttttggataacacTTATGAGCAATATGCATGCTAACAAAGTCCAGAATTAATTAcggatgcaaaaaaaaaaaaaaaaggattgagcaaataaataaatgaccaACTAATATGCATGTTGGGTCAACGCCCTTTTGAAGGCCAAGCTTTTTTCTCTGCCTTTAGGAAGGCTAAGCTTTATGGTCTAATTGaacaactttctcaaaaaaccTACTCAATGCTTGAAgactttgaaattttaaattgaagtaAAGTATACTTTGAATGGATTGAAGACTACGTTCTGATGCATAGAAATCAGCATATACATAGTAAATGATGCAAAGAACAGAGTCTCTATAAAAAGATACAAAGAACAGTCTCTATAAAAAGGGAGGTGGAAGGCCTAATGTTGTGTACATGCATACAGAGAAAATTGCTTCAACAGtctctatattatatatagcCCTATCCACAGTCCACCCAAGTTAGACAAAATTGCTTCAACATTATAGCTCATATGCTAGCCTAGATCTCttaattctttttcctttttctttttttggtttctcaCGGGCCAATTTACACGCACCTCAACTAATTCTCGCTCGTGGTGGAAGCCTGCCGCTTAAAGTTTCTTATTCAACAAACAAGAAACGTTACCGATTATTgaatattcttttctttccctttttatttattgttcatTGATACTAATATTTATTCCTTATATACTGACGTGGCATTTCtttacaagtaaaaaatatatagtgaAAAGACTGAAAAGTAATTGATTCACACTCTGTATTGCACCCAAATTCTTATTCAACAGACCCATAATAAGAACTAAGAAGCAAGCATCTTTACTTTCAGAGGGGACCCTCATATTGTTTGCCACATTGAGCCGCAAAGTGAGAGAGCAAAGGGATggttcttccttttttcttcttactCCTCATTGTGACTCAAGCCTGGTCAGTGAGACCCCAACAACTCCAAcaacaaagcaaaaacatatTCATCTTAGCAGGACAAAGCAACATGGCCGGACGTGGAGGCGTGGTTAACAACACCATTACCGGCATAGTCACATGGGATGGCATTGTCCCACCCCAGTGCTCTCCTAACCCCTCCATTCTCAAACTCAGTGCAAACCTGACGTGGGTTTTAGCCCATGAGTCTCTCGATTCGGATATTGATTTTAACAAGATTAATGGGGTTGGACCAGGCATGGCTTTTGCCAACTATGTGTTGGGTAAAGATCCCAATTTTGGGATCATTGGTCTGGTCCCTTGTGCCGTAGGAGGGACTAAGATAAGTCTGTGGGAAAAAGGGACTTTCCTTTACAAACAGATGATGAAGAGGGCTCAAGCTTCTGTGCAAAATGGTGGGACAATCCAGGCGCTTCTATGGTATCAAGGAGAAAGTGATACAGAGAGTCAAGAAGATGCCAAATCCTATAGAGCAAAATTGAAGAAGTTTTTCTTGGACGTCCGAGATGATTTGCAGTCTCCTATGCTCCCTATAATCCAGGTATGTACACGATTTCACTTAGATTTAGTATTAGTTTTCAATATACATGTACactgtttcttctcttttgatCAAGTTTCTATCTTTTTTGTTCCAAACTTTATTCTTATTTTCGTCCAATTGGTTGGGGTTTCTTCTAGTTTAGTacattagttattttataaatcattttatgcatagaattacTACCAAACCTCGTACATTGACAATTTCAGAGAAACTGAACCTAGTTTTGTACGATCTGCTAACGAGGCTTGGTTTACTGAGAAATAATTGATAATTATGTAAAACGGTCTATTGTGGTTTCTAAGAATCTACGTAATGGATTGAGTTATTGTATTACAAGCTAGATGGCCTAACTCTGATGTaacataaacaattttttttaatatactccactttatatattttaaagcatGGGAGAAATAATAGATGGTGCAGAAAATGCATATGGTGCGCAATTAGTGGAAGACTAGAAGTTTAGACTTTTGGGTAACAACCTACAAGCAGGCAGTACATCTTTTTCATAAATAATGAATGACTAAAAGTAACGTGCCGTTTGGCTTTCAGATTAAAAAGTTAGCtgatttttattactatttatgagcctattgcatttttttgtactatttatagatctcattatactattttaactgacttttacctttatatatagtgttttcagtaaaaagtttttaatttcagcaaaataaacagatctcaaacaaacccttaaaataaattttatttatttatttatttattattatttccaaatataacaatattacttTTACATAGGCACGAAACACTAATATCACTTGTATTATATACTAATTCGATTTTCAAACAAGTCACGACAATAACAGTCACtagaaatattaataattaataagttaAGACTTGCATTTTCAACTTTCTTCAATAATGTCGGTAGGCTGTTTTTTGGTAGGTGGCTCTAGCATCAGGTTCAGGACCTTATATAGAGATTGTTAGAGAAGCTCAGATGGGAATTGACCTACTGAACCTGCGAACCATTGATGCCAAGGACCTGCCACTTGAACCGGATAACCTGCATCTAACCACAGCAGCGCAGGTTCAACTTGGGAAGATGTTCGCTGATACATTCCTTAAATTTCTACCCAGTGGTCCTATTGTGAGTCCTATTGGCAGTAGTGCACCTAGGAATTCTTCTAATTTTGTTGTTAACATTTTGATAGCTCCATTATTACTATGTATCAGAATGATCCTAACTAATATTGTCTAACAATCAGATAGCTTTTgcaaatatggaaaaaaaatactaaattgtgAAATAGATCTTTATGAAATATGAGAAGGGAAAAAGATTGTACATTTTTATTGTGGTTACAATATCAGTTGTGCTCAAAGACTCTTCTCCCTTGAAATGTGTTGATGTTATTCAAGTGAAAGTATCTACTTGAATGGggattttcaatttcattattatggTGATAAATCTAGCAATGAAAATAAGATGATTGAAAACAATCGATTGAGATCTTACTAATGATTGACATATTAGTACATCAATAACAACATGACAAAACTTCAAGTGCATGCATTTGATTGACATATCATATCAGACCCGCTATaccattttttatgttcttaaagtGTTGTCCTAAAGATAATCAAATGTGACAGATGCATGGTATATGTATATCCAAGGCCCTAGATACATCACAAGTTCCAAGTTGTTACAAATATTAGTGGACTGAAACCAGGAAATAAGAATCCACCAATTTaggcaaaaaaacaaaaagttacaTCAAGTTTAGGCTGGCTGGATTTGGGCCCAAGTTATAATGGCCAGAACCATATGATAGAGCATTCTAGACTGATGAATAAATCATAATCTTTATAAGAATGATTAAGATCTCTAGACAAAATTTCCTATTATATACCCAACAATAGTTGCTCAAGTTCCAGATAACCTTGAAGCCAAATGAATATATAGTGACTAATAATTGACACATCATGTGACATCCATATTATAGACTGCAAACTCTATAACAAAGTCTCCAAAGATCTTCCAGGGAATCAGTCAAAATGAGGGAAATCTACACAGAAACTGCCCCATTGGCACCGTTACTTAAAGTTCAACATAATGAGCGCTTAGAAAGGCAAAAATTTATCACCGGGCACTAAATTTGCGTCCAACCTAGCATCCTGATCAAAAAGAGACCCCCTTCTTGTATCCAGTATTGCCAGTTGGGACTTCACCCATGGTGGATTGTACCTGCCTTCGACCCATAGAGCTTCTCCAGTATCTTTGTGCTTAAAATCTGGATACTTTGGGTTCTTCTGTAATTTATGAAAGCAAAAACACACCGACATTTAAGGCTTCATCATATGTTTTTGCAGCAAGCATGAACAAGAAATTAGTTCGATGATACTAAAAGTTCAGgttcctattttttttcttttttcctgttattattatttagtagaAAGAACTATATCATTATTATTTGGTAGAAGGAACAACATTAACATGACATTTCAATGAAGTCAGTTAAGTTTCATAATTGCACACCTTGTTCTTCCTATTATCCCACCAATCCACAGGATTAGCAAAGAAGGCTTGCCATAATTCTTCTATGGACATATCACTTGCAGCATTATTTCCAAGCTTTTTACCTGCAAAAAATATAGATAACAAATATCAGGAACACTCAAACACAAGAAAACTCTTCTCAATTTTAGAATGTGTCTTGCCTGCCATCATGGAATTAGAATCACGATCATACAAGGGCAAGGATGAGATGCTCCTTTCAACAAAATTAAGTTGCTGAACAACTACCtgcaaaagatctaaaacaatcATAATTGGCTTGGGACAAACTATCTGTAAAACAGGAGATCAAGTTTGATTAATGTATATAAGAaaacctaaataaataaataaccttgTAGTAGGTCTGCTGTTTTCCATCTTCACTTTCAACTGTATCTGAGACCAACCGGCCAGAGACGTATATCTGTTGGCCTTTCTCTACATGCTGAAAAGCAATATGTGCCAGCTCATCCCAGAATGTTAAACTGATCCTGAATAACATTAATGTCATTTTCAAGAAAGATGAATGCTATAAGCACAGAGCCACTGATATAGCATACATGTGTGGATGAATTTTGCTACATCTTAACCAGATGAATAGGATATTAACTTAAAAGAAGTATATACGCtagccaaacacacacacaaatgacAAAGATGCCTAACAAACTCCTTTTCTGACATGAGTTGCTGCCTTGCTGGTCTATATTTCTCTTTAAAACcaggaagattttttttttggaaatcagcaataaaaaatttattagatataaaaaaattaatacacagGATGATTATAATGCATCCTCTAATCAAGTTACAATTGCAAATTCAAAAGAACAatgaaatccaaaaaagaatcaaaatgtgTACATCTCAAATTGTGCAGCTAGTCAAAATGAAACATAAGAAATTACTTTTAAAAGAGTTCCCATTGAGCTCTATATCCCTGAAAGAACGATTGTTCCTCTCCCACCAAATTGTCCACCCATTGGTATGGTTGGAATTGCTCCCAAAATCTATCCTCTCTCATGATGGCTAAGTCTCTTTTTCCAACAAGAAAACACTTCTATCACAATAGGAGGCATCGGCCAAAGGATAGCAAGCCCAATTCTCTAGCCACATTGCAAGGTAAAAGAATATGATCCACTGTCTCACCACAATTCTTACATATGCATTATCAAACCAAAATAATCACACAATTCTTAAATATGCTCACCATCTTTGTCGTGCTTAATAACACTAACAAAGCACTCAGTTATCAACTTCAACTGTCTAGAATTCCCCAGTACAAGATAACTGCAAATATAGGATGACAATATCATATGAAATACAGACTGCAATTATTTATCTCTTTCACTGTCTCCCTTTACTCCTATTGTCTTCCCCTTTTCTTTGCttgcaattatttttatatatagtaaataaatcCTTTTACTGAAAAAATGAAGAGACTTTTATGTATATAGGGAAAGAGATTCTGTGAAATCTACTAGTGAACACCTATCAGCGACACCCGTGCAATGCGACCACTCAAAGAGAGATCTCACAAACAAAGAGTTCAACTCAATACAGAGCCATTCCTCCAACTGAAGAATAACTCCACAAAAGACTTAGGAAACACCCAACAAGCCCCGGATATGCAGAGAAGAAGAGACCACAAAACTGTAGTTCAAATGGCACATCTTCTCCCTGTGGTTATGGGTACAAAATACATCAGGTGCTATGTCACTTACCAAGCAAAAAACATTCCTTATCATCCAAATTTCCCACTTTTTTTCCATTCCCTTCACCTTCATTCAGTTACCTAGTTTATAACCCCTCGATACTCAATTGAAACTcttatctttctctttcct
This region includes:
- the LOC126708575 gene encoding probable carbohydrate esterase At4g34215 → MVLPFFFLLLIVTQAWSVRPQQLQQQSKNIFILAGQSNMAGRGGVVNNTITGIVTWDGIVPPQCSPNPSILKLSANLTWVLAHESLDSDIDFNKINGVGPGMAFANYVLGKDPNFGIIGLVPCAVGGTKISLWEKGTFLYKQMMKRAQASVQNGGTIQALLWYQGESDTESQEDAKSYRAKLKKFFLDVRDDLQSPMLPIIQVALASGSGPYIEIVREAQMGIDLLNLRTIDAKDLPLEPDNLHLTTAAQVQLGKMFADTFLKFLPSGPIVSPIGSSAPRNSSNFVVNILIAPLLLCIRMILTNIV
- the LOC126708576 gene encoding protein OSB2, chloroplastic-like encodes the protein MALNQTLPIPTTTTAHFLCKTKTKTPLTNLQIPSLSLSLSPSSSSISFSNRCLKPLRLKCSVDYNYNYNQTQVEYPRPTEIPWTKEHSNSVHLIGIVGTPVEIKHLPSGNGKALAWTRLAVKKSSTLTSWISLTFWDELAHIAFQHVEKGQQIYVSGRLVSDTVESEDGKQQTYYKVVVQQLNFVERSISSLPLYDRDSNSMMAGKKLGNNAASDMSIEELWQAFFANPVDWWDNRKNKKNPKYPDFKHKDTGEALWVEGRYNPPWVKSQLAILDTRRGSLFDQDARLDANLVPGDKFLPF